One Verrucomicrobiota bacterium DNA window includes the following coding sequences:
- a CDS encoding sigma-70 family RNA polymerase sigma factor — MSNSNLDWCRRLYEAKAAEMILYGRALGLSHNEAEDVLQETFLGLMQRAKPPEQPLHYCLRSFRNRALNYRRSLWRRLTRELESHRWFERGEEETPQERAAMRCLAKLPLEQREVIVLKIWHQHTFEAIGELLGLSPNTVAGRYRYGLQKLRACLKGVSYERLESVGKSIEWLGATPPLAES, encoded by the coding sequence GTGAGCAACTCGAACCTCGACTGGTGTCGGCGACTTTACGAAGCGAAGGCCGCGGAGATGATTCTCTATGGCCGGGCGCTGGGTTTGAGCCATAACGAGGCTGAAGACGTTTTGCAGGAGACGTTCCTAGGTTTGATGCAGCGAGCCAAACCGCCCGAACAACCGCTCCATTATTGTCTGCGCAGCTTTCGGAATCGGGCGCTCAATTACCGGCGCAGTCTTTGGCGACGGTTAACGCGCGAATTGGAATCGCATCGTTGGTTCGAACGTGGCGAGGAGGAAACGCCGCAGGAACGCGCGGCGATGCGTTGCCTGGCGAAACTCCCGCTCGAACAACGCGAAGTCATCGTCCTCAAAATCTGGCATCAGCACACCTTCGAGGCGATCGGGGAGTTGCTGGGACTTTCGCCCAACACCGTCGCCGGACGTTACCGCTACGGTCTGCAAAAACTGCGGGCCTGTTTGAAAGGAGTAAGTTATGAACGACTGGAATCAGTGGGAAAATCAATTGAGTGGCTGGGTGCCACGCCGCCCCTCGCCGAGAGTTAA
- the feoB gene encoding ferrous iron transport protein B, which produces MSLLGNEASMNPAVASVEKKPAGKISAPAYVALTGNPNCGKTTLFNALTGLRAKVGNYAGVTVERKEGRLLRAPRGINTSPTSDAEHTAIPRGKPADANIRVLDLPGTYSLSPNSLDEQISRDVLLNRLPELPPPDLILVVVDASNLQRNLYYATQVVELGHPTLIALNMVDVAEANGHRIDEKKLSETLGVPVLPIVASTGQGVPELRAKIVAFIQNPPEMKPQLFCQLPGLFRIEATGLANLLAETFQERRLQATAEALLILSNENALASSSTHYPPAIQNAVTAARKRLDAHKIDWRGAPIEWRYARVAEMEHAVTTETAAPKETFSDKLDRILTHKVWGVLIFVVIMALLFQSIFTFAKWPMDLLTTGVDAFGGLVGAFLPPGDLNSLLVAGVIKGVGAVIVFLPQILLLFLFISILEDTGYMARAAFLMDRLMSKVGLHGKSFIPMLSSFACAIPGIMATRTIESPKDRLVTILVAPLMSCSARLPVYAVLIAACIPDIRVFGFWKLSGITMLSMYLLGIVVALLMAWLFKKTLLKGPTPMLIMELPPYKRPLLHVVLRHMWDRSKLFLRRAGTVILGINILLWFLATYPRSSEIETSYQDKMQTAFQQAFPNTNVKLSDILEGRFRGTFAITDNSPAQLEQHRVFEEKVASISKEHAGERLRQSFAGRLGRIIEPVIAPLGFDWKMGIGIVASFAAREVFVSTMSTVYNVGEYDKSAAATSSLAKTLQEQKHPDGSPVYTPLVAVTLMVFYVFALQCVSTVAVVRRETNSWKWPIFQWVYMGLLAWSLAFITYHGGRLFGWN; this is translated from the coding sequence ATGTCATTGCTCGGAAATGAAGCCTCGATGAACCCCGCAGTCGCATCGGTCGAAAAGAAACCCGCCGGGAAAATCTCCGCGCCGGCTTACGTCGCGTTGACCGGAAATCCGAACTGCGGCAAAACGACTTTGTTCAATGCACTCACCGGCTTGCGCGCCAAGGTCGGCAACTACGCCGGCGTCACCGTCGAGCGCAAGGAGGGTCGTCTGCTCCGCGCGCCCCGTGGAATAAACACCTCGCCCACTTCGGACGCTGAGCACACTGCTATTCCGCGGGGCAAGCCGGCCGACGCGAACATCCGCGTCCTCGATTTGCCCGGCACTTACAGTTTGAGTCCGAACTCGCTCGATGAACAGATTTCGCGCGACGTTTTGTTGAATCGCCTTCCCGAACTGCCGCCGCCGGATCTGATCCTCGTCGTGGTGGATGCCTCAAACCTTCAGCGAAACCTTTACTACGCCACGCAAGTCGTCGAACTCGGCCATCCGACCCTCATCGCGCTCAACATGGTCGATGTGGCGGAAGCCAACGGCCATCGGATCGACGAGAAGAAGCTTTCTGAAACCCTCGGCGTGCCGGTTCTGCCGATTGTGGCCAGCACCGGACAGGGAGTGCCGGAGTTGCGCGCCAAGATTGTTGCGTTCATCCAGAACCCGCCCGAAATGAAGCCGCAGTTGTTCTGTCAGTTGCCGGGATTGTTTCGGATCGAAGCGACCGGACTGGCCAATTTGCTGGCGGAAACTTTTCAGGAGCGGCGATTGCAAGCCACGGCGGAGGCGTTGTTGATTCTGAGCAACGAAAACGCACTGGCGTCGAGCAGCACACATTATCCACCCGCAATACAGAACGCCGTGACCGCCGCGCGCAAGCGATTGGACGCGCACAAAATCGACTGGCGCGGCGCGCCCATCGAATGGCGTTATGCGCGCGTGGCGGAAATGGAGCATGCGGTGACGACGGAAACTGCGGCGCCAAAGGAGACGTTTAGCGACAAGCTGGATCGCATCTTGACCCATAAGGTCTGGGGCGTGCTGATCTTCGTCGTCATCATGGCGCTCTTGTTTCAGAGCATCTTCACTTTTGCCAAGTGGCCGATGGATTTATTAACGACGGGGGTTGATGCCTTTGGCGGTTTGGTCGGCGCGTTCCTGCCGCCGGGGGATTTGAACTCGCTGCTGGTTGCGGGTGTGATCAAGGGTGTCGGCGCGGTGATCGTGTTTCTGCCGCAAATTCTGCTGCTGTTCTTGTTCATCAGCATTCTGGAAGACACCGGCTACATGGCGCGCGCGGCGTTTTTGATGGATCGGTTGATGAGCAAGGTGGGGTTGCACGGCAAGAGCTTCATCCCGATGCTCAGTTCGTTTGCGTGCGCGATCCCCGGCATCATGGCCACACGCACGATTGAAAGCCCGAAGGACCGCCTGGTGACGATTCTGGTTGCGCCATTGATGAGTTGCTCGGCGCGGTTGCCGGTTTACGCCGTGCTGATCGCCGCGTGCATTCCAGATATTCGCGTGTTTGGTTTTTGGAAACTCTCCGGCATCACGATGCTGTCGATGTATCTGCTCGGCATCGTGGTGGCGTTGTTGATGGCGTGGCTGTTCAAGAAGACGCTGCTCAAAGGCCCGACGCCGATGCTCATCATGGAACTGCCGCCCTACAAGCGTCCGTTGCTACATGTCGTGCTGCGGCACATGTGGGACCGCTCGAAACTATTTCTTCGCCGCGCCGGCACGGTGATCCTGGGGATCAACATTCTGCTCTGGTTTCTGGCGACGTATCCGAGGAGTTCTGAAATTGAAACGAGTTACCAAGATAAAATGCAGACAGCATTTCAGCAGGCGTTTCCGAATACGAACGTCAAACTGTCTGACATCCTTGAAGGTCGTTTCCGTGGTACATTCGCAATCACTGACAATTCGCCTGCTCAATTAGAGCAACACAGAGTATTTGAGGAAAAAGTTGCTTCGATATCGAAGGAACATGCAGGCGAGCGACTGCGCCAAAGCTTCGCCGGGCGGTTGGGTCGGATCATTGAACCGGTCATCGCCCCACTTGGTTTCGATTGGAAGATGGGCATCGGCATCGTCGCTTCGTTTGCGGCGCGTGAAGTGTTTGTGAGCACCATGTCCACGGTCTATAACGTCGGGGAATACGACAAGAGCGCCGCAGCGACTTCGAGTCTGGCCAAGACCTTGCAGGAGCAAAAGCATCCCGATGGCTCGCCGGTGTACACGCCGCTGGTGGCCGTCACCTTGATGGTTTTTTATGTATTCGCGTTGCAATGTGTCAGCACGGTCGCCGTGGTGCGCCGGGAAACCAATTCTTGGAAATGGCCCATTTTTCAATGGGTTTACATGGGTTTGCTGGCCTGGTCACTGGCTTTCATCACGTATCACGGGGGTCGGCTGTTTGGCTGGAATTAG